The proteins below come from a single Dinghuibacter silviterrae genomic window:
- a CDS encoding trehalase family glycosidase produces MKNKTVFVEDFGELFVDIQLGEVLDDQKTFVDCEPRLPARQILERYRKEKQKPGFQLRAFFDKYFDLPNGEASLHLGKLSIDAYIDVMWGALTRRSTNAYSTLIPLPEPFVVPGGRFGEIFYWDSFFTMLGLKVAGKTELLAGMLRNFAYLIDVYGFIPNANRTYFLSRSQPPFFSLMLELCPGSLAVYASQLEKEYAFWMEGEATGEGTIRHVVRMPGGEHLNRYWDERDTPRPEGYKHDLDLAAGHGHPGLFRHLRAGGESGWDFSSRWLADGRSPQSIRTTDLVPVDLNCLLLLLERALEKAFKGERAAHYRLRAQRREGAIQRYLWNPGTGCFGDYDLVQAQPCPAPTAAMVFPLFAGVATSEQAMRTAALLDRHFLRPGGLLTTLAYTEMQWDAPNGWAPLQWVACQGLQRYGLEGMAGRIKRNWMWAVETVYAGTGKLMEKYNVEDPMNRAVHGEYLNQEGFGWTNGVYTDFKYSH; encoded by the coding sequence ATGAAAAACAAGACAGTTTTCGTGGAAGACTTTGGGGAGTTGTTTGTCGACATCCAGCTGGGCGAGGTTCTGGATGACCAAAAGACGTTTGTGGACTGCGAACCACGGCTGCCCGCCCGGCAGATCCTGGAGCGCTACAGAAAAGAAAAGCAAAAACCCGGCTTTCAGCTCCGCGCTTTCTTCGATAAGTACTTCGATCTCCCCAACGGCGAAGCGTCCCTCCATTTAGGCAAACTGTCCATCGATGCATACATCGACGTGATGTGGGGGGCGCTGACCCGTCGTTCGACCAATGCCTACAGCACCCTGATCCCGCTCCCCGAGCCTTTTGTAGTACCGGGGGGACGGTTTGGGGAGATCTTTTACTGGGACAGCTTTTTTACTATGCTGGGGTTGAAGGTGGCGGGCAAAACGGAGTTGCTGGCGGGGATGCTAAGGAATTTCGCCTACCTCATCGACGTTTATGGTTTTATCCCGAACGCGAACCGGACCTATTTCCTAAGCCGGTCGCAGCCGCCCTTTTTCTCGTTGATGCTGGAGCTCTGCCCCGGGAGCCTTGCGGTCTATGCGTCCCAGTTGGAAAAAGAATATGCCTTCTGGATGGAAGGGGAAGCGACCGGCGAGGGGACCATCCGGCATGTCGTCCGCATGCCGGGGGGCGAACACCTCAACCGTTATTGGGACGAACGCGACACGCCCCGTCCGGAAGGCTATAAGCACGACCTCGACCTTGCTGCGGGTCATGGCCATCCTGGTTTGTTCCGGCACCTGCGGGCCGGCGGGGAGTCGGGCTGGGACTTTAGCAGCCGGTGGCTGGCAGATGGCCGGTCGCCGCAAAGCATTCGTACGACCGACCTGGTGCCGGTCGACCTGAACTGTCTTTTGCTCCTGCTGGAAAGGGCTTTGGAAAAAGCTTTTAAAGGGGAACGCGCCGCGCACTACCGCCTTCGCGCGCAGCGACGGGAAGGGGCGATTCAACGCTATTTATGGAACCCGGGCACCGGTTGTTTCGGGGATTACGACCTGGTGCAGGCACAACCATGCCCCGCACCCACGGCGGCGATGGTTTTCCCTTTGTTTGCCGGCGTGGCGACCTCCGAACAGGCCATGCGAACGGCGGCCTTGCTCGACCGGCATTTCCTCCGGCCGGGTGGTTTGCTCACGACACTTGCGTATACAGAGATGCAATGGGATGCCCCCAACGGGTGGGCCCCGCTCCAGTGGGTGGCCTGTCAGGGGCTGCAACGCTATGGATTGGAAGGGATGGCCGGCCGGATCAAACGGAACTGGATGTGGGCCGTGGAAACGGTCTATGCGGGGACCGGAAAACTGATGGAGAAATACAACGTCGAGGACCCGATGAACCGCGCGGTGCACGGCGAATACCTCAACCAGGAAGGCTTTGGATGGACAAATGGTGTCTACACCGATTTTAAATATTCACATTAA
- a CDS encoding MFS transporter: protein MRTTRIKISIFVNYFLFGILLNSVGTVILQVQRYFKVLPARASLLEACKDLSIAVAAFLVTSLITRVGYKRSMLAALALIALTCCTIPLIHTFPSVGVLFIVTGICFALVRVSVYGTIGLITSSEKEHISVMNFIESFFCVGIFLGYFLFSHFIDDRDAGSERWFQVYFVLGALAAGAFVYLWLAPLDESEARAGAAGGGRAWAEPGGAEWNAMLKLLALPTVVSFVVCAFLYVLIEQSTMSWLPTFNNKVLNLPSTISVDITSLLAAAYAAGRLLVGLVIRRLNWFLVLVVCLLATAALVLVALPLVERVSGLAVHSWAQVPPAAFLLPLIGFLLAPVFPVLNSIILSSLPKHKQGYMGGLIGIFAALGGTLGSRITGLIFQYHNGLTAFYFSLLPITLLLAGLFVFRQVRSRPARKAAPFVQFEF from the coding sequence ATGCGTACTACCCGTATCAAGATTTCGATCTTCGTCAATTACTTCCTGTTCGGGATCCTCCTCAATAGTGTCGGTACCGTCATCCTTCAGGTGCAGCGTTATTTCAAAGTCCTTCCCGCCAGAGCGTCCCTTTTGGAGGCCTGCAAGGACCTCTCCATCGCCGTGGCGGCATTCCTGGTCACTTCTCTTATTACGCGCGTGGGGTATAAGCGATCCATGCTCGCGGCGCTCGCGCTGATCGCCCTGACATGCTGCACCATCCCGTTGATCCACACTTTTCCTTCGGTGGGTGTATTGTTTATCGTGACGGGGATTTGTTTTGCCCTGGTGCGTGTATCCGTGTACGGCACGATTGGGTTGATCACGTCTTCCGAGAAGGAGCACATCAGTGTGATGAATTTTATCGAATCTTTTTTCTGCGTGGGCATTTTCCTGGGCTACTTTCTTTTCAGCCACTTTATTGACGACCGGGACGCCGGGTCGGAGCGTTGGTTTCAGGTGTATTTCGTGCTCGGCGCGCTGGCGGCGGGGGCGTTTGTTTACCTGTGGCTGGCCCCACTGGACGAGTCGGAGGCGCGGGCCGGAGCCGCGGGCGGAGGGAGGGCCTGGGCGGAGCCCGGCGGCGCGGAGTGGAACGCGATGCTGAAGCTCCTGGCGCTGCCGACAGTCGTTTCTTTCGTGGTTTGCGCGTTCCTATACGTACTAATCGAGCAAAGCACGATGAGCTGGCTCCCCACCTTTAACAATAAAGTCCTGAACCTGCCCTCCACGATCAGCGTGGACATCACGAGCCTGCTGGCGGCGGCGTATGCCGCGGGGCGCCTGCTGGTAGGGCTGGTGATCCGCCGGCTCAATTGGTTCCTGGTCCTGGTCGTGTGCCTGCTGGCTACGGCGGCACTGGTGTTGGTGGCCCTGCCCCTGGTGGAAAGGGTCTCGGGCCTGGCGGTACATTCCTGGGCGCAGGTGCCCCCGGCGGCCTTCCTGTTGCCGTTGATCGGCTTTTTGCTGGCGCCTGTTTTTCCGGTGTTGAATTCCATCATCCTCTCCTCCCTGCCAAAGCACAAGCAAGGATATATGGGCGGACTCATCGGGATATTCGCGGCCCTGGGGGGCACCCTGGGGTCAAGGATCACCGGGTTGATCTTTCAGTACCACAACGGTTTGACCGCATTTTATTTTTCCTTGCTACCCATCACCCTTTTGCTCGCGGGGCTTTTTGTCTTCCGGCAGGTCAGGAGCCGGCCGGCGCGAAAGGCGGCTCCCTTTGTTCAATTCGAGTTCTAA
- a CDS encoding serine hydrolase domain-containing protein, producing the protein MLTTTRSFILGLCLLAPSLIFAQKLVIAPSTYNFKPLDQVLEANQKNLDKNFTVLVDKNNQLVYGREMGEAKANLPVPVGSISKWLTAALTLALVDQGKLSLDDKVSTYLPIFKTYGKAYITVRQCLTHFTGLAGAGIGSFHLGKYSTLEAEVNDLCAKREIGTNPGTEFRYTDAGYAIAGRVLEVITKKSFAQLVKETLFRPLNMQRSSFPFGVSAVDPADGALCSPLELLNFATMILNKGVFNGKRVLSEASVAELLKAETTAAQIKSSPIGVDGYTYAMGAWIQSTDASGQPLICAPSLKGSWAFVDFGRGYAAVVLVNKEFSEPKKQVYVAIEGAIEQALQ; encoded by the coding sequence ATGTTGACTACCACCCGTTCCTTTATCCTAGGCTTATGCCTGTTAGCCCCCAGCCTCATTTTTGCCCAAAAACTGGTGATCGCTCCGTCCACCTATAACTTCAAACCCCTGGACCAGGTCCTGGAGGCCAACCAGAAAAACCTCGACAAGAACTTCACCGTCCTGGTAGACAAGAACAACCAGCTTGTATACGGCCGCGAAATGGGAGAAGCCAAAGCAAACCTGCCGGTGCCCGTCGGCAGCATCAGCAAGTGGCTCACCGCCGCCCTGACCCTCGCACTGGTCGACCAGGGCAAGCTCTCCTTAGACGACAAAGTGAGCACCTACCTGCCCATTTTCAAGACGTATGGCAAGGCCTACATCACCGTCCGTCAATGTCTTACGCACTTTACCGGCCTGGCGGGCGCGGGCATCGGCAGCTTTCACCTCGGGAAGTATTCCACCCTCGAAGCCGAAGTAAACGACCTCTGTGCCAAAAGGGAGATCGGAACAAACCCCGGGACCGAGTTCCGTTATACGGACGCCGGTTATGCCATCGCGGGCCGGGTCCTGGAGGTCATCACCAAAAAATCCTTCGCCCAACTGGTCAAAGAGACCCTTTTCCGTCCACTTAATATGCAACGCAGCAGCTTTCCCTTTGGCGTCAGTGCCGTTGACCCCGCCGATGGCGCGCTGTGTTCGCCTTTGGAGCTTTTGAACTTTGCCACCATGATCCTCAATAAAGGGGTCTTTAACGGAAAGCGCGTCCTCTCCGAAGCTTCGGTGGCCGAGCTGCTCAAAGCGGAGACCACCGCCGCCCAGATCAAGTCTTCCCCCATCGGCGTCGATGGCTACACCTACGCGATGGGCGCCTGGATCCAAAGCACAGACGCCTCCGGCCAGCCCTTGATCTGCGCCCCGAGCCTGAAGGGCAGTTGGGCCTTTGTCGACTTTGGGCGTGGGTATGCGGCCGTGGTGCTTGTCAACAAAGAGTTCAGCGAGCCGAAAAAACAGGTGTACGTCGCGATAGAAGGGGCTATCGAGCAGGCCCTGCAGTAG
- a CDS encoding RagB/SusD family nutrient uptake outer membrane protein, which yields MKKTIIVVLFLAGLCSCTKLDQKLYSVVSQNEFWQTPAQIAAGVAPAYVQLTNIAMGNNNVFPMMEGSSDEFIVPSRGNDWADAGHWDALWKHTWAPTGNFLDPAWQDIFTGISKCNFILSTVNSLNPAPSSLASINAEVRTLRAFYYYYAMDLWGNVPIVSSAHINPDSLTNSPRAQVFSFIESELLASLPHLSGTVDATTYGKVTKYFSYALLARLYLNAQVFSGTVRWTDCIKYCDSVLAGPYTLQPDYFDNFSPTNDGSVENIFVVPFDKTNISGNSWELFTLHYQSQVTFGLTTSPYNGFCSTSDFYANFDTTSTYSANGANTYRTFNDMRSGQYLVGQQFTTQYPYPPYQNVLYASTNTSIESVDQQTGLSLAFNPVMTTFSSGDGAFRLAGARNIKYFPQSGTGGNQSNDIVLIRLADVMLMSAEAQLRAGAVTNALSLVNKVRERAYSGSVAHDWTAAQLTLPNILAERARELAWEMVRRDDLIRYEVAGGPAYYSEARTPDKAADASDGHLYIYPIPQLEIIANAQLKQNPGY from the coding sequence ATGAAAAAAACAATTATCGTGGTCCTGTTCCTTGCCGGGCTTTGCTCGTGCACCAAGCTGGACCAAAAACTATACAGCGTGGTGTCCCAGAATGAATTTTGGCAAACCCCCGCGCAAATCGCGGCAGGCGTGGCCCCGGCCTACGTCCAGCTCACCAATATCGCCATGGGGAACAACAATGTTTTCCCCATGATGGAAGGCTCGTCGGATGAATTCATTGTCCCCTCCCGGGGCAACGACTGGGCCGACGCCGGTCACTGGGATGCTCTTTGGAAACATACCTGGGCCCCCACCGGCAATTTCCTCGACCCGGCCTGGCAGGATATTTTTACCGGGATCAGCAAGTGCAACTTCATCCTGTCGACCGTCAACAGCCTGAACCCCGCGCCCTCCTCGCTTGCCAGCATCAATGCAGAGGTCCGGACGCTCAGGGCTTTTTACTACTACTATGCCATGGATCTTTGGGGGAATGTTCCCATCGTCTCCAGCGCGCACATCAACCCGGACAGCCTGACCAACAGTCCCCGCGCCCAGGTGTTCAGCTTTATCGAATCGGAGCTCCTGGCCAGCCTGCCCCATCTCTCCGGGACGGTCGATGCCACGACGTATGGCAAGGTCACCAAGTATTTTTCCTACGCCCTTTTGGCGCGGCTTTACCTAAACGCCCAGGTGTTTTCCGGGACAGTGCGCTGGACGGATTGCATCAAATACTGCGACTCCGTGCTGGCCGGGCCGTATACCCTCCAGCCGGACTATTTTGATAATTTCTCGCCCACCAATGACGGGTCGGTGGAAAATATTTTTGTGGTGCCCTTCGACAAGACCAATATCAGTGGCAACAGTTGGGAGCTGTTCACCCTTCACTACCAAAGCCAGGTGACGTTTGGCCTGACAACGTCCCCTTATAACGGTTTCTGCAGCACCTCGGACTTTTACGCGAATTTCGACACCACGTCCACCTATTCCGCGAACGGCGCCAACACCTATCGTACGTTTAACGATATGCGTTCCGGTCAGTACCTGGTGGGCCAGCAGTTTACCACCCAATACCCTTATCCTCCCTATCAAAACGTCCTATACGCCTCTACCAATACCAGCATCGAATCGGTGGATCAGCAAACGGGTCTGTCACTGGCCTTTAACCCCGTCATGACGACTTTTTCCAGCGGGGACGGCGCGTTCCGTCTTGCGGGCGCCCGGAACATCAAATATTTCCCGCAATCCGGCACCGGGGGCAACCAAAGCAACGACATCGTCCTTATCCGCCTGGCGGACGTGATGCTGATGTCTGCGGAGGCGCAACTGCGCGCGGGGGCGGTTACCAATGCGCTCTCCCTGGTGAACAAAGTCCGCGAAAGGGCCTATAGCGGCAGCGTAGCGCACGACTGGACGGCCGCCCAGCTCACCCTCCCGAATATTCTCGCGGAACGCGCCCGGGAGCTGGCCTGGGAAATGGTGCGCAGGGACGACCTGATCCGGTACGAAGTTGCCGGGGGGCCGGCCTATTACAGTGAAGCAAGAACGCCGGATAAAGCGGCGGATGCATCGGACGGGCATTTGTACATCTATCCGATTCCGCAGTTGGAGATTATTGCGAATGCGCAGTTGAAGCAAAATCCGGGGTATTGA
- a CDS encoding SusC/RagA family TonB-linked outer membrane protein, with product MTKIRLLKWLVWCPFLLLCNTPALWAQTKRVTGTVRDDKGSPIAGASVTVKNSATTGTLTDTLGQFSLTIPPDARVLVVSSVGFSSVEVAVQPTLAVSLKPESASLSDVVVVGYGTARKKDLTGAVSAIASKDFTSGNLANPIQQIQGKVPGLSITVPGGDPNQQVSIRLRGQTSLTGGQTPLVVLDGVTLDDPNQIANIPAGDIASYDVLKDASATAIYGSRGANGVIVINTKRGRSGSPQVDYSGYLSLDHIAKEYPMANASEWKEGAAKLGLSPSTIASFDHGGNTNWQNALTRTGFTHSHTVSMSGGGGGFTYRASVNYLNQQGIVINTGREQVGLRFNAQQKVFHDKLELQAGIVNTQTSRKYADYNIFYEAYSSPPTYPVKNSDGSYFGYSDFALQNPVEQQMEETNTGKEYLTITYGSANYEIIPGLKAGVTGSITHFNNQMSFYQPVFPVVNNLNVAATGAENRNSSKGDMHLNYVKDWGKSSLSATGVYEYNDFIYNNQAAVGQDFLLDQNQAYNLQGGVQSYDRIYSYQEEYELISFLGRVSYNYAGKYYLTGSIRRDGSSKFGVNNRWGNFPSASAAWRISREDFMSHVRWVNELKINAGFGVVGNQDAITPYNTQLTYAPVGNYYNAATGSYAQAYAPNQNANPNLQWEERHGENIGVDFSLFRNRLSGEVNVFNDKTEKLLYTYSVQYPNASPTIVYPSILANVGTLTNKGEEFSLTGVVVKNGDFSWTLTGQMSFIKTRVTSLSGSYSNGSQSFEVKTDNIPGGVAEGRGLSASPITYLKVGYSPYVFYIPHYEGLNSAGQELYDSAGGQTASVNNATLHYIDPAPKFNYGLTSAFTFRDWDLSFFLRGVYGQKIFNNTRMVLDNINRFAGNNATKDALTNGITNSPQVSDHWLEKASYLRMENVTVGYTFHVKGISSLRAYLAANNLFVVTHYRGLDPEVRNTTVNVPFLASYVATATGNANLLAQGSNKGTIGTNPPPPTEAYIDASYQGDGFYPKTRSFTFGVNLSFK from the coding sequence ATGACCAAGATCCGTTTGCTGAAATGGCTCGTCTGGTGTCCATTTCTGCTGCTTTGCAACACCCCGGCCCTTTGGGCCCAAACCAAAAGAGTCACCGGCACCGTCCGGGACGATAAAGGGAGCCCCATAGCCGGGGCCTCCGTTACAGTAAAAAACAGCGCCACCACCGGGACCCTGACGGACACGCTGGGGCAATTTTCGCTGACGATCCCTCCCGACGCCCGCGTGCTGGTCGTCAGCTCGGTGGGGTTTTCTTCCGTGGAGGTGGCCGTGCAGCCTACGCTGGCGGTGTCGCTCAAACCCGAAAGTGCTTCGCTGAGCGACGTCGTCGTCGTGGGGTACGGCACGGCCCGGAAAAAAGACCTGACGGGGGCGGTGTCTGCTATCGCCTCCAAAGATTTCACCAGCGGCAACCTTGCCAACCCGATCCAGCAGATCCAGGGCAAGGTCCCGGGCTTGTCGATCACCGTACCGGGCGGGGACCCCAACCAGCAGGTCTCCATCCGGTTGAGGGGACAAACGTCCCTGACCGGCGGCCAGACGCCACTGGTGGTCCTGGACGGGGTCACGCTGGACGATCCCAACCAGATTGCCAACATACCCGCGGGGGACATCGCGTCCTACGACGTGCTCAAAGACGCGTCGGCCACTGCGATCTACGGGTCGCGCGGTGCCAACGGCGTGATCGTCATCAATACCAAAAGGGGACGGTCGGGTTCGCCCCAGGTGGACTACAGCGGGTACCTGAGCCTGGACCATATCGCCAAGGAATACCCGATGGCCAACGCGTCTGAATGGAAGGAGGGCGCCGCCAAGTTGGGCCTAAGCCCCTCCACCATCGCATCCTTTGACCATGGCGGCAATACCAACTGGCAAAACGCCCTGACGCGGACCGGTTTTACACACAGCCATACGGTGTCCATGTCAGGGGGCGGCGGCGGATTTACCTACCGTGCCTCCGTCAACTACCTCAACCAGCAGGGGATCGTCATCAATACGGGCCGGGAACAGGTGGGGCTTCGTTTCAACGCCCAGCAAAAAGTCTTCCATGACAAGCTGGAGCTCCAGGCGGGGATCGTCAACACCCAGACCAGCCGGAAGTACGCGGACTATAATATTTTCTACGAAGCCTACAGCTCGCCACCCACCTACCCGGTGAAAAATTCCGACGGGAGCTATTTCGGTTATTCCGACTTCGCGCTTCAAAACCCCGTGGAACAGCAGATGGAAGAAACCAATACCGGGAAAGAGTACCTGACGATTACTTATGGAAGCGCCAACTATGAGATCATCCCGGGCTTAAAGGCAGGGGTCACGGGGTCGATTACCCACTTCAACAACCAGATGAGCTTTTACCAGCCGGTTTTCCCCGTGGTCAATAACCTGAACGTCGCGGCGACGGGAGCGGAGAACCGGAATTCATCCAAGGGGGATATGCACCTCAACTATGTGAAGGATTGGGGCAAAAGCAGTTTGTCCGCTACCGGTGTTTACGAATACAATGATTTTATCTACAACAACCAGGCGGCCGTAGGCCAGGACTTCCTGCTGGACCAGAACCAGGCCTATAACCTCCAGGGAGGTGTCCAGTCCTATGACCGGATCTATTCCTACCAGGAAGAATACGAACTGATCTCCTTTCTGGGCAGGGTATCCTATAACTACGCGGGTAAATATTACCTGACGGGATCCATCCGCCGGGACGGGTCTTCGAAGTTCGGGGTCAACAACCGCTGGGGGAATTTCCCTTCCGCTTCAGCCGCGTGGCGGATCAGCCGGGAAGACTTTATGAGCCATGTACGCTGGGTCAATGAGCTAAAGATCAATGCGGGTTTCGGGGTCGTGGGGAACCAGGACGCCATCACACCCTACAATACCCAGCTGACGTATGCCCCCGTGGGGAACTATTACAATGCAGCCACCGGCAGCTATGCCCAGGCGTATGCGCCCAACCAGAACGCCAACCCGAATTTGCAGTGGGAGGAAAGACACGGGGAAAATATAGGGGTGGACTTTTCGCTTTTCCGGAACCGGCTTTCCGGTGAGGTCAATGTCTTCAATGACAAAACCGAAAAGCTCCTGTACACCTACAGCGTCCAGTATCCCAACGCGAGTCCGACCATCGTGTATCCCAGTATCCTGGCCAACGTCGGCACCCTGACCAATAAAGGGGAGGAGTTTAGCCTCACCGGGGTGGTGGTGAAAAACGGGGATTTTTCCTGGACCCTGACCGGCCAGATGAGCTTTATCAAAACACGTGTCACCAGCCTGTCGGGCTCCTATAGCAACGGTTCTCAATCATTTGAGGTCAAGACGGACAATATCCCCGGCGGGGTGGCGGAAGGGCGTGGTTTGAGCGCCAGCCCGATCACCTACCTCAAGGTGGGGTATAGCCCTTATGTGTTCTATATCCCGCACTACGAAGGGCTCAACAGCGCGGGCCAGGAGCTGTATGATTCAGCGGGCGGGCAAACGGCAAGCGTCAACAATGCCACGCTGCACTACATCGACCCTGCCCCCAAGTTCAATTACGGTCTGACGTCTGCGTTTACGTTCCGGGACTGGGACCTCAGCTTTTTCCTCCGGGGCGTATACGGTCAAAAGATCTTTAACAACACCCGCATGGTCCTGGACAATATCAACCGTTTTGCGGGCAACAACGCGACAAAGGACGCCCTCACCAACGGCATCACCAATTCTCCCCAGGTATCCGATCACTGGTTGGAGAAAGCCTCCTACCTGCGCATGGAAAACGTGACGGTGGGCTATACGTTTCACGTGAAAGGGATATCCAGCCTGAGGGCCTACCTGGCGGCCAATAACCTTTTTGTGGTGACGCACTATCGGGGTCTGGATCCCGAGGTCCGGAACACGACCGTGAACGTTCCCTTTCTGGCCAGCTATGTCGCCACCGCTACCGGGAACGCCAACCTCCTTGCGCAAGGCAGCAACAAGGGCACCATCGGCACGAACCCGCCTCCACCCACCGAAGCCTATATCGACGCGTCCTACCAGGGCGATGGATTTTATCCAAAGACCCGGTCCTTCACCTTTGGCGTTAACCTGTCCTTCAAATAA
- a CDS encoding PI-PLC domain-containing protein translates to MQKFLFLFLLTPFLGSAQRYTVANAHSHNDYEQAVPFRWAYGEAFGSIEADVYLIHDTLFTAHDTPELARHRTLEEWYIKPLDSCVAAHGGYPYADTSRMLQMLIEPKTDGVPIIAALLKILAHYPRLTANPHLRWTITGNRPDPSTFATYPSFIWFDGEFDKTYTPDALARVALFSDDFRNYSLWLGRIALPAADRARLKAAVDRAHALGKPVRFWDAPDSPAAWKQLMELGADWINTDHIKALSAYLAATAGPAR, encoded by the coding sequence ATGCAAAAATTCCTCTTCCTGTTCTTGCTGACGCCGTTTCTGGGCTCGGCCCAGCGTTACACGGTGGCCAACGCCCATTCCCACAACGACTACGAACAAGCCGTGCCTTTCCGTTGGGCCTACGGCGAAGCCTTCGGTTCCATCGAAGCCGACGTCTACCTCATCCACGACACGCTTTTCACCGCCCACGATACCCCTGAACTCGCCCGTCACCGGACCCTCGAAGAATGGTACATCAAACCCCTCGACTCCTGTGTCGCGGCCCACGGCGGCTACCCCTATGCCGATACCAGCCGGATGTTGCAGATGCTCATCGAGCCCAAAACCGACGGGGTCCCCATCATCGCTGCGCTACTGAAAATCCTCGCGCATTACCCACGCCTGACCGCCAACCCCCATTTGCGCTGGACGATCACGGGGAACCGCCCCGATCCCTCGACCTTTGCGACCTATCCTTCTTTTATCTGGTTTGACGGGGAATTCGATAAGACCTATACGCCCGACGCCCTTGCGCGGGTCGCCCTCTTTAGCGACGACTTCCGCAATTATTCGCTGTGGCTGGGCCGCATCGCGCTGCCCGCGGCGGATCGCGCGCGCCTGAAGGCCGCCGTCGACAGGGCGCACGCCCTTGGAAAGCCCGTCCGTTTCTGGGATGCGCCGGATAGCCCGGCGGCCTGGAAGCAGTTGATGGAGTTGGGCGCCGACTGGATCAATACGGATCACATAAAGGCCCTATCGGCGTACTTGGCCGCTACTGCAGGGCCTGCTCGATAG
- a CDS encoding AraC family transcriptional regulator: MKIEYEIVRPDEGSCFRTLHQKVPISSLFWQYHYHPEIELTCVLNGTGTRHIGNHLSNYTGGDLVLIGSDLPHSGLGWRGSDPHEEIVVQFRREVILPYTDHFPEMKAILRLIERSRFGILFSGRTKAEATRRLETMPGLPPFERYVRLLEVLQYLSQSQDITLLNRQALQSAGIDKHKSRLQKVLTYVERHYHEKIDIRKAAELAAISLPSFCNYFKKTTNITFTDFVNQYRVQMACLQLQEDKTVAEICFECGFKNVTYFNKVFKQLLGVTPTAFRKGIKDG; encoded by the coding sequence GTGAAGATTGAGTACGAAATCGTCCGGCCGGACGAAGGCAGCTGCTTCAGGACCCTGCACCAAAAAGTCCCCATCAGCAGCCTTTTCTGGCAGTATCACTATCATCCGGAGATAGAGTTGACCTGTGTGCTGAATGGCACAGGTACCCGCCACATCGGCAACCACCTCAGCAACTATACGGGGGGAGACCTCGTGCTCATCGGTAGCGACCTGCCTCATTCCGGTTTGGGGTGGCGGGGCAGCGACCCGCACGAGGAGATCGTGGTGCAGTTCCGCAGGGAAGTGATCCTGCCCTATACCGATCATTTTCCGGAAATGAAGGCCATCCTCCGGCTGATCGAAAGGTCCAGGTTTGGGATCCTGTTTAGCGGGCGGACAAAAGCCGAAGCCACCCGCCGCCTGGAGACCATGCCCGGGCTGCCCCCCTTCGAACGGTATGTCCGGCTGCTGGAAGTCCTTCAATATCTGTCCCAGTCCCAGGACATTACCCTCCTGAACCGCCAAGCGCTCCAGTCCGCGGGGATTGACAAACACAAAAGCCGTCTCCAGAAGGTCCTCACCTACGTGGAGCGGCACTATCATGAAAAGATTGACATCCGGAAGGCGGCCGAGCTGGCTGCGATCTCGCTACCGTCTTTTTGCAACTATTTTAAAAAGACGACCAACATAACTTTTACCGACTTTGTAAACCAGTACCGGGTGCAAATGGCCTGTCTGCAGCTCCAGGAGGACAAAACCGTGGCGGAAATTTGTTTTGAATGCGGGTTTAAGAACGTGACCTATTTCAACAAGGTCTTCAAGCAATTACTGGGGGTAACCCCCACCGCCTTCAGGAAAGGAATAAAAGATGGATAA